In Leifsonia sp. PS1209, the genomic stretch GTGCCCGGTGTCTACTTGAAGATGTCCCCGACGAACCACGGCGCCCGGGCGTTCTACGAGCGGCTCGGGTTCCACGAACTGCCGTCGAGCAGGCCGGACGGACCGGTATACGGCATCTCGACGTCCGCCGAGGTCTGAGGCTCAGCGCCCGAAGCGCGGCAGCCGCTCGAACCAGTACAGCAGGCCGGGCGATGCGCGGCGCAACTCCGCCAGCGTCATCGAGTCCTCGCGCCGGGTGACGGGCACGTCGAGCTCCTCCGCCACGCGCTCCATGTCTTCGAGCGCCCAGAACTGCCCGCGCATCCTGATCAGCAATTTGCCGTCCGTGCCGGTGACGAACAGCTGCGGCTGCGTGTCGAGCGTGCTGCCCTCGTACAGGTTGACCATGATGACGGAGCCGACGCTGCCGGGACGCACATCCACTGTCCTGCCGAAGAAGCCGCGCTCCCGCACGAAATCGTGGCCGACCTGGATGGTCGTGCTGAAGAACGCGAGCACGGCGACCGTCGTCGCGCCGATCACCACGATGTGGATGCCGAGCACGAGCGGCCAGACGCCGTCGGGGATGGTCAGCCAGTAGAGGACGGCGAAAACCGGGGTGGTCAGAGCCAGGATGGCGATGATTCCGCGTGCGAAAAGGTGGGCGTGCGGACGCAGCACAACTGCCTCCTGCGTCACGCCCGTCTCCTGTCTCAGCTCACGCCGACCCTCCATCCTTCGAGGATCGCCTACCCGGAGGCGTCCCGGTAGCGGCATTTTGGGGGACACGAGCGTCCGGTTTTCGGGGTATGGCGCCCATCCGGAGCTGTCCGGGTCGCACGCGGGGGCGTTTGCTACACTGCCCGTGTGTCCACCTCGCTCATCCCCGTGCTGCCCTCCGGGCGTCAGGAGGTCGTCGGCGTTCTGAACGCCGGCGTGAGATAGCGTCGCCGTCCCCTGCCTTTCACCTCGCGCATCCAGCGAGGGATGCGGGGCTCGATCGTGCGCGCCCGTCGCGGCGCCGGTCGTCCCGTGCAGACATCGACGCGCATCCGGGCTTGCCGGCCTGTGCGACCTCAGCGGCCATCGCCGCCATTTCCGATTGGTGACACTTCCATGCTTCCCCTGACCGAGCAACAGCTCCGTTCGTCCTTCGTCAACGCCTCCCGCAAAGAGGTCAGCGACCTGACCCTGCCCGCCGACTTCCAGACCATCGACTGGAACACGCTCGACTATCTCGGCTGGCGCGACCGCAAACAGCCGAAGCGCGCGTACACGGTCGTCATCCTCGACGACGCCCCCGTCGGCCTGCTCCTCCGCCAGTCGGAGGCGTCAGCGCTCAGCCGCCCCCAGTGTTCCTGGTGCCAGGACGTCAACCTGACCAACGACGTGTCGTTCTTCAGCGCCAAGCGCGCAGGCCAGGCCGGCAAGAACGGCGACACGGTCGGAACGCTCGTCTGCACCGACTTCGGCTGCTCGGCCAACGTCCGCAAGCGCCCGCCCCTCGCATACGTCGGCTTCGACGTGGAGGCGGCCAGGCAGGAACGCATGGCGAGCCTGCGCGAGCGCGCGGCCAGCTTTGCGGTGTCGGTGCTGCACGGGACCGGCAGCGGGGGCGGCGGGCGGTGAGGTGACGGGTGGGCGGTGACGGGCAGGCGGGTTATGACCAGCCCGCCTGCTCATCCCCGCCGCAGCACTTCCGGCGGCAGCCATGTCCCGTCCAGGATCGGCTCTTTCGGCCAGTATGCGCGGATGTACAGGGAGAACGGAGCTTCCGGGGCGGGAAGCCAGTTCGACTCCGGCGCGTCCGCGGGCGGCCGGTGTCCGACGTACAGCGTGAGGCTGCCGTCGTCGCCGTAGTGCAGGCCGGGGTTCTTGGTGCCGAGAGAGTATCGGCCCTGCTCGTTCTCGTAGTAGAAGTGGTGCTCGTTGTAGAGGGTGAGCGACCAGAAGCCGTCGACAGGGGGAAGCTCGCCCGCCGCGAAGGTCACCTCGTAGTTGCCGTCGCTGCCGTTCAGCTGGCGGCCGCTCGAGTCGGTGTCGGTGAAGATGTACTTCGTCTCCTGCGGGGTGTTCTCGAACATGTTCGAGCGGGCGATCGCGGCCCGGGTGACGTAGTCGGTGCCGAACGCCGAGTTGTTCTTCGCGGAATACCATCCGTTGCCAGCTTCCGGTCCGTTGTGCTCCCAGCGCAGAAGCGGGGTGATGATCTCGCGCTCCGCCTCGGCGGCCACGTCCAGCAGTGCTCGCTTCAGGTCGGGGTCGCTGTCGGCCGCATCCAGGATCGCGGTGAACTGCTGGTAGAGCGCCTCCTCGCCCGGCAGCGGAGGAACCATGCCGAGCACATCCCGCAGCTGGTCGAAGAAGCGGTCAGGCTCGACCCAGTGGATCTCATCTGCGCCGATCTCGGGCATCGGGAAACTCGGGAGGTGCTCCCAGTCGTACGGATGCGCCGTGCCGTCGAACTCGTCGAGCGGGTAGATGTTGATCTGCGTGATCAGCTCGATCACGGCCGCGCGGTCTTCCGGGGTGTCCTCGATGAACACGCGCGGACAGAACGCGACCAGCGCGGTCGAGGACCGGAACACACCGGCGATCCCGTCGGGGAGGTCGCCGTCCCAGTCCGGGCCGACCAGTGCGTAGAAGCCGGCCTTCGTGCCGTACTGCTTCCCCAGCTGCGCGAAGGAGTCCGTGCGCTGGTCCCACGCGGCGGACACCCAGAACCGGTCGCCGAAGTCCGGCAGCTGCACGATGACGGGCGTCACATCCAGGTCGCCGAAGCCGATCCCGTACAGCACATCCTGGTTGGTGCAGGCGATGAAGCGTTGCCCCGCTGGGATGTAGTCGGTGAGCATGCAGACCCGGTTCAGCGGAGCGTTCGGCAGCACCCCGCCACGCAGGCCAGGCTCGGGCACGGACGTGATCGCAGCGCGCCGATTGATCATCGAGACCATCGGCCAGCCCCACACATACGCCATCCGGCCGACGGCGCGCACGTACGCCTCGGTCAACCTCGTGTTCGGTGTCGGTCCGGTGACGTTCTCGGTCATGTTCCGCTCCCTGCTCGTGGTGCGGCCCATCGAACCATTGACGCCGAGGAGCTGTCTAGCCCCGTTCTGCGACGTGGATGCTCAGCGTTCGACCGTCATCCGCCTCCCGACGGCGGGCGTCACTGCCCGGTCGAACGCAGGGTGTCGGACGGCCGTTCGGAGAACGCGGCGGCGTATGCGGCGGCGAAGCGTCCCAGGTGGACGAAGCCCCAGCGTGTGGCTACCTCCGTCACGCTGACCGTGCCGGGCGGGGCCGCCATCAGTTCCTCGCGCACCTTCTCCAGCCGGAGGCGGCGGAGGTAGGCCATCGGCGTGGTGTCGAGCGAGCGGCGGAAGCCCTCGTGCATGCTGCGCACGCTGAGTGAGACGGCCGACGCCAGTTCCGACACCGTCCAGGGATGCGCGGGGCTGCTGCGCAGGAGCTCGACGGCCCGAGACACCGGCCGGGCGCCGGGGTCTGGGGCGGATCCCGTCAGCTGGGCCGAATGGCTGTGCGGCTGGGCGAAGAGCAGGTTGTTCATCAGGAGCTGTTCGAGGCGCTGGAGCGTGAGCGGATGGGAGAGGGGTCCTCCTGGCTGCTCGGAGACGGCGTCGATGAGGCGGAGGGTCTGGAGCATCGCGCGGCCGCCCGGGGCCATCAGGTCCAGCTCGCCCGTGAATTCGAGCGGTCGCGTCAGACGCTGGTCGAGCATGCTCTCGAGTTCGAGCTGGAGGTGTTCCCTGGGGATCATCACGGAGACCTGCGCGAAGCCGGCGTCGCAGTCGAGGTCGACGGGCCTCCCCGGCATGAACACTCCCGCGGTGCGCTGCGTTCCGTAGATCGGCGATCCGAACGCCGCGCGCATCGTCGCGCGCCCCGCCGTCGGGATGTCGACGTGGAAGTTCATGGCCTCTGCCGTCTCGATGCGCACAGCGTCCTCGAACTGCATGTACCCGACGGTGACCCGGCCGACGGTGAGGGCGTTCAGGTCCAGCGCGACGCTCTTCGATGCCCGCGCCGTCGGGAAGTCGACCGGCAGGAAGACCTCGGTGAGTGCTTCGCGCGCCTGGTCGATCCCGCGGCACGACACGATGCGTCGGCTGCGGAACATCTCGGCCGAGTTCGCTTGCATCCCGTGATTGTAAGCACGGCCGTCGACGGGCTCATGACGAGCCGCACAAAACGGACACAGATCCGCGCTGGGCGGATATCGACCCGCTCGAACCGCCGCATACCGTGAATTCCGTCGCAGCTCCCCGGCTCGGCACCTGCACGGTGGCCTTCTCCTTCGGGTGGGGAAGGCCGCCGTGCCTCCTCCGCTGTGCTCCGCGTGCACTGCCGACGGAACACCCAGGAGACGGCAATGGAACTTCGCGAACGATGAACGAGTCGAACGCACGGACGAGACCCCGGTGGTGCTCGCGCTGCGGAGCCCGCGCCCGGGTCATCCAGAACCCGTACTACGGGGTCGGCCTCGCCGTCCACCGCTACTTGACCGGATGCACGCGCTGCGGTTTCGTCGAGTTCCTCCCGACCGCGCATGCGCCGCGCCCCGAGAGCCAGCCGATCGTGTCGGCCGCGGACACCCCGCGCGGGGCGCGGCTGCGCGGGGCCGTCCGGGGGTGGGTCGCGAAGAGCCGGTTCTCGCTGTTCCTCGTCGGTGCCCTCCTCGCGGT encodes the following:
- a CDS encoding DUF1254 domain-containing protein; the encoded protein is MTENVTGPTPNTRLTEAYVRAVGRMAYVWGWPMVSMINRRAAITSVPEPGLRGGVLPNAPLNRVCMLTDYIPAGQRFIACTNQDVLYGIGFGDLDVTPVIVQLPDFGDRFWVSAAWDQRTDSFAQLGKQYGTKAGFYALVGPDWDGDLPDGIAGVFRSSTALVAFCPRVFIEDTPEDRAAVIELITQINIYPLDEFDGTAHPYDWEHLPSFPMPEIGADEIHWVEPDRFFDQLRDVLGMVPPLPGEEALYQQFTAILDAADSDPDLKRALLDVAAEAEREIITPLLRWEHNGPEAGNGWYSAKNNSAFGTDYVTRAAIARSNMFENTPQETKYIFTDTDSSGRQLNGSDGNYEVTFAAGELPPVDGFWSLTLYNEHHFYYENEQGRYSLGTKNPGLHYGDDGSLTLYVGHRPPADAPESNWLPAPEAPFSLYIRAYWPKEPILDGTWLPPEVLRRG
- a CDS encoding FBP domain-containing protein; its protein translation is MLPLTEQQLRSSFVNASRKEVSDLTLPADFQTIDWNTLDYLGWRDRKQPKRAYTVVILDDAPVGLLLRQSEASALSRPQCSWCQDVNLTNDVSFFSAKRAGQAGKNGDTVGTLVCTDFGCSANVRKRPPLAYVGFDVEAARQERMASLRERAASFAVSVLHGTGSGGGGR
- a CDS encoding AraC family transcriptional regulator; amino-acid sequence: MQANSAEMFRSRRIVSCRGIDQAREALTEVFLPVDFPTARASKSVALDLNALTVGRVTVGYMQFEDAVRIETAEAMNFHVDIPTAGRATMRAAFGSPIYGTQRTAGVFMPGRPVDLDCDAGFAQVSVMIPREHLQLELESMLDQRLTRPLEFTGELDLMAPGGRAMLQTLRLIDAVSEQPGGPLSHPLTLQRLEQLLMNNLLFAQPHSHSAQLTGSAPDPGARPVSRAVELLRSSPAHPWTVSELASAVSLSVRSMHEGFRRSLDTTPMAYLRRLRLEKVREELMAAPPGTVSVTEVATRWGFVHLGRFAAAYAAAFSERPSDTLRSTGQ